The DNA sequence GCAGGCGCGATTGTTGAGACTCCTTGAGAATGGAGATTTCCTACGAGTGGGTTCCAATAAGGTCATGAAGGCGGATGTGCGTGTGATTGCCGCTACCAATAAGAATCTGGTAGACTTAATCCGCCAGGGAAAGTTTCGGGAGGATTTGTTCTTTCGCCTCAATACGGTGAGTATCACCATTCCACCTTTGCGAGACCGTGGGGATGATATTGAGCTGCTATTCAGTTATTTTGCACTGGTTTTTGCGGAGAAATACAATCGAGATCCTTTGGTCTTGGATCAAGATGCCATTCCCCTGATGTACCAATATCGTTGGCCGGGGAATGTCCGTGAGTTACGAAATCTGGTGGAAAAGCTGACGGTCTTGGTCAAAGGAGATATTGTCAGCCCGACCATCCTGAAGAATAACTTGCTCATTCAAGACAGCTATTTGCCAAGCGTACTTCCCAATCAGCCTGGGCCGGAATCCACCAATTCCAATGCCTATGCAGAAGGAAGAGAAGGAATGCTGTTGAATATGATCTATGAGCTCGGCAAGGAAATGGCCGACCTCAAAAAGATGGTCTATCAGTTAGGCATGCAGCAGGGGAATATGCCTGAGAATGGCCGTCCCACTGGATATCCAATACCCAATCAGGGTGGAGGGTATGCGGTTGAACCGCTGGAAACGCCCGTTTATCAGGCCCCGATACAACCAATCCGTGAGCCTTCGCAACTTTTGGAGGAATCCCTTTCCCTCGAAAAGAAGGAAAAGGAGCTGATCACCAAAGCCCTCAACAAACATGGAAATAACCGAAAAAAGGCGGCTTCTGAGTTGGGGATTTCAGAGCGGACGTTGTATCGCAAAATCAAGAACTATGACATTGATTTATAGTCATATAGGGACTATCTGGAAAATTCTCCTGATGGGAATAATGGGCTTCATGCTCGCGGGTTGTAGTGTTTCATTCAATACCACAGGTACTGATGGTCGATTGCCCGATGATTATGAGACCATCAATATCGAGAACTTCAGCAATGAAGCGCGTACAGTTGTTCCGTACATGGCACCAGAGTTCACCCAGATGTTGCAGGATCGATTTTTGCGACAGTCTAGACTCACCTTGACCACTTCGAATGCTGACCTGATGGTAAGCGGGAGCATTACTCAGTATCGGATTTCTCCGGTAGCCATTACCGGGGATGAGCGAGCGGAACAAAACCGGATGACCATTGGAGTCAAAGTCGTGTTGGAGAACAATGTGAGGTCTGATGAAAGCGATGAATTTACGCTGACTCAGCAGCTCGATTTCAATGCTTCCGAAGATTTTGCCTCAATTGAGCGAGATTTGATTGAGGAAGTATTTGACCAGCTGACGCAGGATATTTTCAATAAATCACTAGGTAAGTGGTAAGCCATTGGATCTAGCTGAACTATATCAAGCATCCTTCAGGAGACCCCTGACTGCCGAGGAAATGCGGTGGGTGGATACGCTTGTGAAAAAATTTCCTTACTTTGCCCTACCGCGAATCTTGAAAGCCCGCGCCAAGCCAGATCGAGAGGAGGTATTCGAGGCATCCGCCTACGCTGTGAGCCGACCGATGTTGAGGAAGTTTTTGGGATTGGATGTCGCGAGGGTGAATCAGCGAGCATTTTCGGATATGGAATCAGTTTCTACATACCGACCCTTGTCAAGTGCGTTCACCGTCACCTATGACCATTTTTCGATTTTAGAGATGAAACCCATACCCTTTGTTCGACAACCAGTAAAATCAAGATTTTCTATCACTAGGCCTGTGGAGATGTTGCCGGGCTATGCCCGAATTCAAGGAAAGATTACGGAGGCAATGGCCAAATACGATCAGCTTTCCGAAACATTGAGGAACGAGATGAAGCTATATGCCACCCATCCGGTGGAAGCACGAATCCGTAGACAAGGAAATTTGATCGACCGCTTTTTGGAAGATTTGCCCAGCATGAAGCGGCCCAATCCGCTGGAAATGCCTGAGCAGACCGAAGCGCATGAAGATGCGATTACCAGCTTGGAGGAAGATGAGGAAATGGTTTCCGAGACATTGGCCAAGTTGCTTGTCATGCAGAGAAAGCATGAAGAAGCAATTGAAATGTATCAGAAGCTCTCCTTGCATTTCCCTGAGAAAAGTGGTTATTTTAATCTCGAAATTTCTAAAATCAAGAAGCTGTGATTATCATTCTTGTAACATTGTGCTTGTTGGTTGCAATCGCGTTGATCTTCGTGGTTGTTATCCAGAATAGC is a window from the Pontibacter sp. G13 genome containing:
- a CDS encoding sigma 54-interacting transcriptional regulator produces the protein MSIQTTKQRYGIIGNCREINTAVEIALQVAPTEVTVLIYGENGTGKDVFSRVIHDHSKRRHKKMLAINTGAIPAGTLDSELFGHERGSFTTAYENRKGYFEEVEGGSIFLDEIGEMPTETQARLLRLLENGDFLRVGSNKVMKADVRVIAATNKNLVDLIRQGKFREDLFFRLNTVSITIPPLRDRGDDIELLFSYFALVFAEKYNRDPLVLDQDAIPLMYQYRWPGNVRELRNLVEKLTVLVKGDIVSPTILKNNLLIQDSYLPSVLPNQPGPESTNSNAYAEGREGMLLNMIYELGKEMADLKKMVYQLGMQQGNMPENGRPTGYPIPNQGGGYAVEPLETPVYQAPIQPIREPSQLLEESLSLEKKEKELITKALNKHGNNRKKAASELGISERTLYRKIKNYDIDL
- a CDS encoding LptE family protein; the protein is MTLIYSHIGTIWKILLMGIMGFMLAGCSVSFNTTGTDGRLPDDYETINIENFSNEARTVVPYMAPEFTQMLQDRFLRQSRLTLTTSNADLMVSGSITQYRISPVAITGDERAEQNRMTIGVKVVLENNVRSDESDEFTLTQQLDFNASEDFASIERDLIEEVFDQLTQDIFNKSLGKW